A window of Streptomyces armeniacus contains these coding sequences:
- the ccrA gene encoding crotonyl-CoA carboxylase/reductase produces the protein MDALAEAVVAGAPPEVLEREEVPREYLAAHVREEDTGMFAGVEDKDVRKSLRVGPVQMPELAPDEVLVAVMASAVNYNSVWTAMFEPVPTFAFLRRFGKEGGYAARHAQPYHVIGSDAAGVVVRAGAGVRRWRVGDHVVATCIQVDDQEPATHADGMLGAGQRAWGFETNFGGLAHYAVVRASQLLPKPGHLTWEEAASNMLTASTSYRMLISDRGARVKLGDVVLIWGATGGLGAFAVQLVKNAGGIPVGVVSSERKAELLRSLGCDVVINRSEIGIGGELTPERTIEQGKRLGRLIRREVGEDPHIAFDYVGRSTFGISVFVVRRGGTVVTCGSSTGYRHEYDNRYLWMNLKRIIGSHAANLQEQAECSRLFSLGKLVPVLSSVYPLADVAEAVRLVQRNAHIGKVGVRCLAPRDGGGVTDPDLRDRIGDERLTTLRNAA, from the coding sequence ATGGACGCGTTGGCCGAGGCCGTTGTCGCGGGCGCGCCCCCCGAGGTGCTGGAGCGGGAGGAGGTGCCGCGCGAGTACCTGGCGGCGCACGTGCGGGAAGAGGACACCGGCATGTTCGCCGGGGTCGAGGACAAGGACGTACGCAAGTCGCTGCGGGTGGGCCCGGTGCAGATGCCGGAACTCGCCCCGGACGAGGTGCTGGTGGCCGTCATGGCCAGCGCCGTGAACTACAACAGCGTCTGGACCGCGATGTTCGAGCCGGTCCCGACCTTCGCCTTCCTGCGGCGATTCGGGAAGGAGGGCGGCTACGCGGCGCGCCACGCCCAGCCGTACCACGTCATCGGCTCCGACGCCGCGGGCGTCGTCGTCCGCGCGGGCGCGGGCGTACGGCGCTGGCGCGTCGGCGACCACGTCGTCGCGACCTGCATCCAGGTGGACGACCAGGAGCCCGCCACCCACGCGGACGGCATGCTGGGCGCCGGCCAGCGCGCGTGGGGCTTCGAGACGAACTTCGGCGGACTCGCGCACTACGCCGTCGTGCGGGCGAGCCAGCTGCTCCCCAAGCCCGGCCACCTCACCTGGGAGGAGGCCGCCAGCAACATGCTGACCGCCTCGACCTCCTACCGCATGCTGATCAGCGACCGGGGCGCCCGGGTCAAGCTCGGCGACGTGGTGCTGATCTGGGGCGCGACCGGCGGCCTCGGCGCCTTCGCCGTACAGCTCGTCAAGAACGCCGGCGGCATCCCCGTCGGAGTGGTCAGCTCCGAGCGCAAGGCGGAGCTGCTGCGGAGCCTCGGCTGCGACGTGGTGATCAACAGGTCCGAGATCGGGATCGGCGGCGAGCTCACCCCGGAGCGCACCATCGAACAGGGGAAGCGGCTGGGCCGCCTCATCCGCCGGGAGGTCGGTGAGGACCCGCACATCGCCTTCGACTACGTGGGCCGCTCCACCTTCGGCATCTCCGTGTTCGTCGTACGCCGCGGCGGGACCGTCGTCACTTGCGGCTCCAGCACCGGCTACCGGCACGAGTACGACAACCGGTACCTGTGGATGAACCTCAAGCGGATCATCGGCAGCCACGCCGCCAACCTGCAGGAACAGGCCGAGTGCAGCCGCCTGTTCAGCCTCGGGAAGCTGGTCCCCGTGCTCTCCTCGGTCTACCCGCTCGCGGACGTGGCGGAGGCCGTACGGCTGGTCCAGCGCAACGCGCACATCGGCAAGGTCGGGGTGCGCTGCCTGGCGCCCCGCGACGGCGGCGGCGTCACCGACCCGGATCTGCGCGACCGCATCGGTGACGAGCGGCTCACAACCCTGCGGAACGCCGCGTAG
- a CDS encoding 3-oxoacyl-ACP synthase III family protein, translated as MARQHIGILSTGSYVPKEEISNEEVAARVGVETEWIERKTQILGRRYAAPSEATSDLAAQAAERALEQAGLDPEQLDYVILATSTGDSPQPPTSYLVQNRIGAWNAACFDINVVCSGFLYGLELARFIVAQRPAARVLVIAADVYSRCLDFSDRRTAVLLGDGAGAAVVSAVPEPGFVAFRLASRGDAQRLIRVEAGGSRLPASEATLAEGGHHFRMDGRGVRDFVMENFPPLVAQLAEETGTGLDRIRHFVPHQPNGVLLGQLSIQAGLGAARTHRTLDRYGNMGSASVAVTLDEAHRSGELRPGDLVLLGTFGGGMSLGAALLHWSAAS; from the coding sequence ATGGCCAGGCAACACATCGGCATCCTGAGCACGGGGTCGTATGTCCCGAAGGAGGAGATCAGCAACGAGGAGGTGGCGGCCCGGGTCGGGGTGGAGACCGAGTGGATCGAGCGGAAGACCCAGATACTCGGCCGCCGTTACGCGGCACCGTCCGAGGCGACGTCCGACCTGGCGGCGCAGGCCGCCGAGCGGGCGCTCGAGCAGGCCGGGCTGGACCCGGAGCAGCTGGACTACGTCATCCTCGCGACCTCGACGGGCGACTCGCCTCAACCGCCCACCAGTTACCTGGTGCAGAACAGGATCGGTGCCTGGAACGCCGCCTGCTTCGACATCAACGTGGTCTGCAGCGGCTTCCTCTACGGCCTGGAGCTGGCCCGTTTCATCGTCGCGCAACGGCCCGCGGCCCGCGTCCTGGTGATCGCGGCCGACGTGTACTCGCGCTGCCTCGACTTCTCCGACCGCCGTACGGCCGTGCTGCTCGGCGACGGCGCCGGGGCCGCCGTGGTCTCGGCGGTGCCCGAGCCGGGCTTCGTCGCCTTCCGGCTCGCCAGCCGCGGCGACGCGCAGCGGCTGATCAGAGTGGAGGCCGGCGGCAGCCGGCTGCCCGCCTCGGAGGCGACCCTCGCGGAGGGCGGGCACCACTTCCGGATGGACGGGCGCGGGGTGCGCGACTTCGTCATGGAGAACTTCCCTCCCCTGGTGGCGCAGTTGGCGGAGGAGACCGGAACCGGACTCGACCGGATCCGCCACTTCGTACCCCACCAGCCGAACGGCGTCCTGCTCGGCCAGCTCAGCATCCAGGCCGGGCTCGGTGCCGCACGCACCCACCGCACACTGGACCGCTACGGCAACATGGGCAGCGCCTCCGTCGCGGTGACCCTGGACGAGGCCCACCGCTCCGGCGAACTGCGCCCCGGCGACCTGGTGCTGCTCGGCACCTTCGGCGGCGGCATGTCCCTGGGAGCGGCCCTGCTGCACTGGTCGGCGGCGTCATGA
- a CDS encoding 3-hydroxybutyryl-CoA dehydrogenase encodes MTAPGAQPSPDIRRVGVVGCGLMGQGIVELCARAGLDVVGVVRSAAAAAQRRTRLDESLQRAAERGKITADEAHESLERVRFSTDLLDLADRQFVIECVPEDRAAKTELFTELDKIVEDPEAVLASNTSSLSIMGMARVTGRQTHVVGAHFFSPAQTVPLVELIPSLRTDPAVTDRVERFLTGTLGKEVIRSTDRTGFVVNTLLVPYLLSAVRMVESGFAAPEVIDQGMQRGCGHPVGPLRLIDLIGMDVIASVGTALYEEFKEPLYAPPPLLARMVEAGLLGKKSGRGFYTYP; translated from the coding sequence ATGACCGCCCCCGGAGCGCAGCCCTCGCCGGACATCCGCAGGGTCGGCGTCGTCGGCTGCGGGCTGATGGGCCAGGGCATCGTCGAGCTCTGCGCGCGCGCCGGCCTCGACGTGGTCGGAGTGGTGCGGTCAGCGGCCGCCGCCGCGCAGCGCCGTACGCGGCTCGACGAGTCGCTCCAACGGGCCGCGGAACGGGGGAAGATCACCGCGGACGAGGCCCACGAGTCACTGGAGCGGGTCCGCTTCAGCACCGACCTGCTGGACCTCGCCGACCGCCAGTTCGTCATCGAGTGCGTACCTGAGGACCGCGCCGCGAAGACCGAGCTGTTCACCGAGCTGGACAAGATCGTGGAGGACCCGGAAGCCGTCCTGGCCTCCAACACATCCTCGCTGTCCATCATGGGAATGGCCCGGGTGACCGGCCGTCAGACGCACGTCGTGGGGGCCCACTTCTTCAGCCCCGCCCAGACCGTTCCCCTCGTCGAGCTGATCCCCTCCCTCCGCACCGACCCCGCCGTGACCGACCGCGTCGAGCGCTTCCTGACCGGCACGCTGGGCAAGGAGGTCATCCGCTCGACCGACCGCACGGGCTTCGTCGTCAACACCCTGCTCGTCCCCTACCTGCTGTCCGCGGTACGGATGGTGGAGTCCGGATTCGCCGCTCCCGAGGTGATCGACCAGGGAATGCAGCGCGGCTGCGGGCACCCCGTAGGCCCGCTGCGGCTGATCGACCTCATCGGCATGGACGTCATCGCTTCCGTCGGCACGGCCCTCTACGAGGAGTTCAAGGAGCCGCTCTACGCGCCCCCGCCGCTGCTCGCCCGCATGGTCGAGGCCGGTCTGCTCGGCAAGAAGTCCGGCCGCGGCTTCTACACGTACCCCTAG
- a CDS encoding thioesterase II family protein translates to MHTPPAEDELTLYCLAHAGGSAAPYRLWGSLVPAGCRVVPLELPGHGARLREPLAPDLDALAAELTGLIGRDGARRFAVFGHSFGSLLAFELSRRLTRLGTPPAALLVAGRNCPAGPLSHEPLHGLPDERLLTELGRYGGIPAELRDEPELLRVYLPAIRHDLRLTETYTRSPGPALGVPVAAWAGRRDRLVELPHVFGWAHETTAGFELSVLASGHFLLDEPEFRAGFTARLERLVRPPGPAPYTPPARAPAPPVLR, encoded by the coding sequence ATGCACACACCGCCCGCCGAAGACGAACTGACGCTCTACTGCCTCGCGCACGCCGGCGGCAGCGCGGCCCCGTACCGGCTGTGGGGGTCCCTGGTTCCGGCCGGCTGCCGCGTGGTGCCGCTGGAACTGCCCGGGCACGGGGCGCGGCTGCGGGAGCCGCTGGCCCCCGACCTGGACGCGCTGGCCGCCGAACTCACCGGCCTCATCGGGCGGGACGGCGCGCGGCGGTTCGCCGTCTTCGGCCACAGCTTCGGCTCCCTGCTGGCCTTCGAGCTGAGCCGCCGCCTGACCCGGCTGGGCACCCCGCCCGCCGCCCTGCTGGTCGCCGGCCGCAACTGCCCCGCCGGCCCGCTCTCGCACGAGCCCTTGCACGGCCTGCCCGACGAGCGGCTCCTCACCGAACTCGGCCGGTACGGCGGCATTCCCGCGGAACTCCGCGACGAGCCGGAACTGCTGCGTGTCTACCTCCCGGCCATCCGCCACGACCTCCGGCTCACCGAGACGTACACCCGGTCGCCCGGACCGGCACTGGGCGTGCCCGTGGCCGCCTGGGCCGGACGCCGCGACCGGCTCGTCGAGCTGCCGCACGTCTTCGGCTGGGCACACGAGACCACGGCAGGTTTCGAGCTGTCGGTGCTGGCGAGCGGTCACTTCTTGCTGGACGAACCGGAGTTCAGGGCCGGCTTCACGGCCCGGCTGGAACGTCTCGTACGCCCGCCCGGGCCCGCCCCGTACACCCCACCAGCCCGCGCGCCGGCGCCGCCGGTCCTGCGCTGA
- a CDS encoding phosphopantetheine-binding protein encodes MDATNRDVVSKAIGQYISENFLDGSDVSELAPDTPLVEWGVLSSMNTSLLLAYIQSDLGVAVPPTHLTARNFADLDAITDLVHTLATEAA; translated from the coding sequence GTGGACGCGACCAACCGCGACGTGGTCAGCAAGGCCATCGGCCAGTACATCAGCGAGAACTTCCTGGACGGCAGCGACGTCTCCGAACTGGCCCCCGACACCCCGCTCGTCGAATGGGGAGTGCTCTCGTCGATGAACACCTCCCTGCTGCTCGCCTACATCCAGAGCGACCTCGGGGTGGCGGTGCCGCCGACGCACCTCACCGCCAGGAACTTCGCCGACCTGGACGCCATCACCGACCTGGTGCACACGCTCGCGACGGAAGCGGCGTGA
- a CDS encoding NAD(P)/FAD-dependent oxidoreductase, whose product MDAEFDVGIIGGGPAGSTMASYLAKAGLSVAVFESEVFPREHVGESLVPATTPVLHEIGAMAKVDAAGFPKKYGAAWTSAEDRDIDHNGFRGLNHDFRDAEIEFRERNQEGVDREYTYHVDRGKFDQLLLKHAEELGATVFQGVRVGKVDLGADGGTPQLEARLGGRSVRIPVRMVVDASGRRTHLGTQEKFKVPDPVFNQYAVHTWFRGLDRKALSVETEQADYIFVHFLPVSDTWVWQIPITEDITSVGVVSQKRRFRESGNDREKFFWDTVASRPALLDVLKNAEQLRPLKVEGDYSYGMKQIVGDNFVLIGDAARFVDPIFSSGVSVALNSARIASKDIVAAAEAGDFSRARFAAYEEKLRRGVRNWYEFISIYYRLNILFTAFVQDPRYRLDVLKMLQGDVYDDEEPKALAAMREIVEAVENDPTHLWHPYLGDLRAPSTAPSF is encoded by the coding sequence GTGGACGCAGAGTTCGACGTCGGAATCATCGGTGGCGGCCCCGCGGGGTCCACGATGGCCTCCTATCTCGCGAAGGCCGGCCTCTCCGTGGCGGTCTTCGAGAGCGAGGTGTTCCCCAGGGAGCACGTCGGGGAGTCCCTGGTGCCCGCCACGACCCCGGTGCTGCACGAGATAGGCGCCATGGCCAAGGTCGACGCGGCCGGCTTCCCCAAGAAGTACGGCGCGGCCTGGACCTCGGCCGAGGACCGGGACATCGACCACAACGGGTTCCGCGGACTGAACCACGACTTCCGCGACGCCGAGATCGAGTTCCGCGAGCGCAACCAGGAGGGGGTCGACCGCGAGTACACGTACCACGTCGACCGCGGGAAGTTCGATCAGCTCCTGCTCAAGCACGCGGAGGAGCTGGGCGCCACGGTCTTCCAGGGTGTCCGCGTCGGCAAGGTGGACCTCGGTGCCGACGGCGGGACCCCGCAGCTGGAAGCCAGACTGGGCGGCCGGAGCGTGCGGATACCGGTCCGCATGGTGGTGGACGCCAGCGGGCGACGCACCCATCTGGGCACCCAGGAGAAGTTCAAGGTGCCGGACCCGGTGTTCAACCAGTACGCGGTCCACACGTGGTTCCGCGGCCTCGACCGCAAGGCCCTGTCGGTGGAGACGGAGCAGGCGGACTACATCTTCGTCCACTTCCTGCCCGTCAGCGACACCTGGGTGTGGCAGATCCCGATCACCGAGGACATCACCTCGGTCGGCGTCGTCAGCCAGAAGCGCCGGTTCAGGGAGTCCGGCAACGACCGGGAGAAGTTCTTCTGGGACACCGTCGCCAGCCGCCCCGCGCTGCTCGACGTGCTCAAGAACGCCGAACAGCTGCGGCCGCTCAAGGTGGAGGGCGACTACAGCTACGGCATGAAGCAGATCGTCGGGGACAACTTCGTCCTCATCGGCGACGCCGCCCGGTTCGTCGACCCGATCTTCTCCAGCGGTGTCAGCGTCGCCCTCAACAGCGCCCGGATCGCCAGCAAGGACATCGTCGCGGCCGCCGAGGCCGGCGACTTCTCCCGGGCGCGCTTCGCGGCGTACGAGGAGAAGCTGCGCCGCGGCGTACGGAACTGGTACGAGTTCATCAGCATCTACTACCGGCTCAACATCCTGTTCACCGCCTTCGTCCAGGACCCGCGCTACCGGCTGGACGTCCTCAAGATGCTCCAGGGCGACGTCTACGACGACGAGGAGCCCAAGGCGCTGGCGGCGATGCGGGAGATCGTCGAGGCGGTGGAGAACGACCCCACCCACCTGTGGCACCCCTACCTGGGCGACCTCAGGGCGCCCTCCACCGCACCGTCGTTCTGA
- a CDS encoding 4'-phosphopantetheinyl transferase family protein has translation MSAAPAPLVHAPGPGGPWHSVRDSLRHHGLAVAYGWAAAWVPPGTAQRERELPDGGPDGARRPPPPRVRERRSAARFFFRHTVARALGTSPAYVDLAYMPHGRPYVRGCDGLEVSLSHSGPLLAVALSTRGRVGVDVEAADRPLGGAGWERRVCTPRERAVLAAVPGERRTAELVRMWTLKEAYSKALGQGMRYAFDRLGFPSDGPPERSLGPEGHWQPVTGWHCATALPESAPAYRVSWVYQRRPDAAASASGWADADVAAFLAGPGQNDGAVEGALRSPR, from the coding sequence GTGTCCGCGGCCCCGGCACCGCTGGTGCACGCTCCCGGCCCCGGCGGTCCCTGGCACTCGGTGCGGGACAGCCTGCGGCACCACGGGCTGGCCGTGGCGTACGGCTGGGCCGCCGCGTGGGTGCCGCCCGGCACGGCGCAGCGGGAGCGGGAGCTGCCGGACGGCGGGCCGGACGGCGCCCGCCGGCCGCCCCCGCCCCGCGTGCGGGAAAGGCGGTCGGCGGCCCGGTTCTTCTTCCGCCACACCGTCGCCCGTGCGCTCGGGACGAGTCCCGCGTACGTGGACCTGGCGTACATGCCGCACGGCCGCCCCTACGTGCGCGGCTGCGACGGTCTCGAGGTGAGCCTGAGTCACTCCGGCCCGCTGCTGGCCGTCGCCCTCAGCACCCGCGGCCGCGTCGGCGTGGACGTGGAGGCGGCCGACCGGCCGCTGGGCGGCGCCGGCTGGGAACGCCGGGTGTGCACGCCGCGGGAGCGCGCCGTGCTGGCCGCCGTCCCGGGCGAGCGCCGTACGGCGGAGCTGGTCCGGATGTGGACGCTGAAGGAGGCGTACAGCAAAGCGCTGGGGCAGGGCATGCGCTACGCCTTCGACCGGCTGGGGTTCCCCTCCGACGGGCCGCCGGAGCGGTCGCTCGGGCCGGAGGGCCACTGGCAGCCGGTGACCGGCTGGCACTGCGCGACCGCACTGCCGGAGTCGGCGCCGGCGTACCGGGTGAGCTGGGTGTACCAGCGGCGGCCGGACGCCGCCGCGTCCGCGTCCGGCTGGGCGGACGCGGACGTGGCGGCGTTCCTCGCCGGGCCGGGTCAGAACGACGGTGCGGTGGAGGGCGCCCTGAGGTCGCCCAGGTAG
- a CDS encoding acyl-CoA carboxylase subunit beta has translation MTTRGDHGDATTVDTGLARLTAELHWRRRNPSAGPTAEATRKQHAKDKLTAEERLDLLFDKGSFQEIEPLRRHRATGFGLEDRRPDGDGVVTGWGTVHGNRVFAYAHDFRVFAGTLGEAHAAKVHKVMDMAATAGAPLVSLNDGAGARIQEGVTALAGYGGIFARNVALSGVVPQISVILGPCAGGSAYSPALTDFVFMVRGSSQMFLTGPDVIETVTGERISQEDLGGAVAHAHTSGVAGFAVDSERACLADVRQLLSLLPANNRQLPPVVPSADPPDRRTDALLELVPDSPRQTYDVCEVIETIVDDGEFLEIHENWAANAVCALARLDGHVVGIVANQPSVLAGVLDIAASEKCARFVSICDSFNIPLVTLVDVPGFLPGVAQEHGGIIRHGAKLLYAYGNATVPRISLVLRKAYGGAYIVMDSRALGADLSFAWPSNEIAVMGPEGAANVVFRRQIAAAEDPQEARDRLVRQYRTELMHPYYAAERGLIDNVIDPGETRHVLIRSLAVLREKHRRLPERKHGNVPL, from the coding sequence ATGACCACACGCGGCGACCACGGCGACGCGACCACGGTGGACACCGGTCTGGCGCGGCTGACCGCCGAACTGCACTGGCGCAGAAGGAATCCGAGCGCGGGCCCGACCGCCGAGGCGACCCGGAAGCAGCACGCGAAGGACAAGCTGACCGCGGAGGAACGGCTCGACCTCCTCTTCGACAAGGGCTCCTTCCAGGAGATCGAGCCGCTGCGCCGGCATCGGGCCACGGGCTTCGGTCTGGAGGACCGCAGGCCGGACGGCGACGGTGTCGTCACCGGCTGGGGAACGGTGCACGGGAACCGGGTGTTCGCCTACGCCCACGACTTCCGCGTGTTCGCCGGCACGCTCGGTGAGGCGCACGCCGCCAAGGTGCACAAGGTGATGGACATGGCCGCCACCGCGGGTGCGCCGCTGGTCAGCCTCAACGACGGGGCGGGCGCGCGGATTCAGGAGGGAGTCACCGCCCTCGCCGGCTACGGCGGCATCTTCGCGCGCAACGTGGCCCTGTCGGGAGTCGTCCCGCAGATCAGCGTGATCCTCGGGCCCTGCGCGGGGGGCTCCGCGTACTCGCCGGCGCTCACCGACTTCGTGTTCATGGTGCGCGGCAGCTCCCAGATGTTCCTCACCGGGCCCGATGTGATCGAGACCGTCACCGGTGAACGCATCAGCCAGGAGGACCTGGGCGGGGCGGTGGCCCACGCCCACACCTCCGGCGTGGCGGGCTTCGCCGTCGACTCCGAACGCGCCTGCCTGGCGGACGTCCGGCAGCTGCTCTCGCTGCTGCCCGCCAACAACCGGCAGCTGCCGCCCGTCGTGCCCAGCGCCGACCCGCCGGACCGCCGTACGGACGCGCTGCTGGAGCTCGTCCCCGACTCACCGCGGCAGACGTACGACGTCTGTGAGGTGATCGAAACGATCGTGGACGACGGCGAGTTCCTGGAGATCCACGAGAACTGGGCGGCGAACGCCGTCTGCGCCCTCGCCCGGCTCGACGGGCATGTCGTCGGCATCGTGGCGAACCAGCCGAGTGTGCTCGCGGGCGTGCTGGACATCGCCGCGAGCGAGAAGTGCGCGCGGTTCGTCTCGATCTGCGACAGCTTCAACATCCCGCTGGTGACCCTGGTCGACGTGCCCGGCTTCCTGCCCGGGGTGGCGCAGGAGCACGGCGGTATCATCCGGCACGGCGCGAAGCTGCTGTACGCGTACGGCAACGCGACCGTGCCGCGCATCTCGCTGGTGCTGCGCAAGGCGTACGGCGGGGCCTACATCGTCATGGACTCCCGTGCGCTCGGTGCCGACCTGTCGTTCGCGTGGCCGAGCAACGAGATCGCCGTCATGGGCCCCGAGGGCGCCGCCAACGTCGTCTTCCGCCGGCAGATCGCCGCGGCCGAGGACCCGCAGGAAGCCCGCGACCGGCTGGTGCGGCAGTACCGCACGGAGCTGATGCACCCCTACTACGCCGCGGAACGGGGGCTGATCGACAACGTGATCGACCCCGGTGAGACCCGCCACGTCCTGATCCGCTCGCTGGCCGTGCTCCGTGAGAAGCACCGCCGGCTGCCCGAGCGCAAACACGGGAACGTCCCCCTGTGA
- a CDS encoding AfsR/SARP family transcriptional regulator has product MEIKVLGPLSVIEGEVPIMPTATKLRQLLALLCIQADRVVTVSSLMDEIWGESPPKSASSILQTYVLQLRRKISRALGHGDARVAKDILVTEQGGYTLRLGSGQLDYLAYDRLVESGRLAAESGDHRLASDRFSAALTMWRGPALVDVRVGNVLQFETLRMNESRMSVLQQRIDADIHIGRHTSLVPELQMLVAQYPLNESLCAQLMVALQRAGCSWRALAAYQQLREALSRELGLEPSAPLREIHQAVLVGEPAQSRFSPEQVAAAPRYGSAAGTPLFAATR; this is encoded by the coding sequence GTGGAAATCAAGGTGCTCGGGCCACTCAGTGTCATCGAAGGCGAAGTCCCCATCATGCCGACGGCCACAAAGCTCCGGCAGTTGCTGGCCCTACTGTGCATACAAGCCGACCGCGTGGTCACCGTTTCCAGCCTCATGGACGAGATCTGGGGAGAGTCCCCGCCCAAGAGTGCGTCCTCCATCCTGCAAACGTATGTCCTCCAGCTCCGCCGCAAGATATCCCGCGCGCTCGGGCACGGTGACGCCCGCGTGGCAAAAGACATACTGGTGACGGAGCAGGGCGGTTATACACTGCGGCTCGGTTCCGGGCAGCTCGACTATCTGGCTTACGATCGCCTCGTCGAATCCGGCCGCCTGGCCGCGGAATCAGGTGACCACCGGCTCGCCTCGGACCGGTTCAGCGCGGCCCTCACCATGTGGCGGGGGCCGGCCCTGGTCGACGTCCGGGTAGGCAACGTGCTGCAGTTCGAGACGCTCCGCATGAACGAGAGCCGTATGTCCGTCTTACAGCAGCGGATCGATGCCGACATCCACATCGGCCGGCACACCTCGCTCGTCCCGGAACTCCAGATGCTGGTTGCGCAGTACCCGCTCAACGAGAGCCTCTGCGCCCAGCTGATGGTCGCCCTCCAGCGCGCGGGCTGCTCTTGGCGGGCCCTGGCCGCGTATCAACAGCTACGCGAGGCGCTCTCCCGGGAGTTGGGTCTGGAACCGTCGGCTCCGTTACGGGAGATACACCAGGCCGTACTCGTCGGGGAGCCCGCTCAGAGCCGCTTCTCCCCCGAGCAGGTCGCGGCGGCACCGCGGTACGGCAGCGCGGCCGGTACCCCTCTCTTCGCCGCCACGAGGTGA
- a CDS encoding sulfatase family protein, with protein sequence MSVSEHKLSRRAFGGAVGAGAAAAVAGVPAPAAHAASGAPVNAAEQPFRAAPGRRSRRPNILFVFGDDLGWADLSCYGSPHIKTPHLDELAAQGVRFTDAYAGSSTCSPTRISLYTGRYPGRVRAGLEEPIGDGSVGLEPGHPTLASLLRDAGYTTAMIGKWHCGSLPDHSPTKSGWDEFFGNFTGALEYYSKLTMDGSYDLYEGETPYEDLRYYTRILTERASEFLARDHTRPWLLNLNFTTPHWPWIAEGDTQEAARLEKLMRELPPEQSRYVLAHFDGGTLDTYRQLVEDMDRSVGELVRQLEKSGQAADTLVVFCSDNGGERFSGSWPLTGMKSTLQEGGIRVPNVLRWPARIDGGQVSGVPVVTHDWTATLLEVAGAPPDPAAPLDGASLAGYLLRGEDAPRRDLFWRLRTERALRRGKWKYHRAATAKLPPNHGKDVLFDLERDPGECADRSAHEPGLLAELKSAWEQVNATLLPYPDPA encoded by the coding sequence ATGTCAGTGTCCGAACACAAGCTGTCCCGCCGCGCGTTCGGCGGCGCCGTCGGAGCCGGGGCCGCCGCGGCCGTGGCCGGCGTACCCGCGCCCGCCGCTCACGCCGCGTCCGGGGCACCGGTGAACGCCGCGGAGCAACCGTTCCGGGCAGCACCAGGGCGGCGGTCCCGGCGCCCCAACATTCTCTTCGTTTTCGGTGACGACCTCGGCTGGGCCGATCTCTCCTGCTACGGGTCGCCGCACATCAAGACCCCCCACCTCGACGAACTGGCCGCCCAGGGCGTCCGGTTCACCGACGCCTACGCGGGTTCGTCGACCTGCTCGCCCACCCGGATCAGCCTGTACACCGGGCGCTACCCGGGGCGGGTGAGAGCCGGCCTGGAAGAGCCCATCGGCGACGGCTCCGTGGGCCTGGAGCCCGGTCACCCCACGCTCGCCTCCCTGCTGCGGGACGCCGGCTATACGACCGCGATGATCGGCAAGTGGCACTGCGGCTCGCTGCCGGACCACTCCCCCACGAAGTCCGGCTGGGACGAATTCTTCGGGAACTTCACGGGAGCGCTGGAGTACTACTCGAAGCTCACCATGGACGGCAGCTACGACCTGTACGAGGGCGAAACCCCGTACGAGGACCTGCGCTACTACACGCGGATCCTGACGGAGCGGGCGAGCGAGTTCCTCGCGCGCGACCACACGCGGCCGTGGCTGCTGAACCTCAACTTCACCACCCCGCACTGGCCCTGGATCGCCGAGGGCGACACGCAGGAGGCCGCCCGGCTGGAGAAGCTCATGCGCGAACTGCCGCCGGAGCAGTCCCGGTACGTTCTCGCGCACTTCGACGGCGGCACGCTGGACACGTACCGGCAGCTGGTGGAGGACATGGACCGGTCCGTCGGCGAACTGGTGCGGCAGCTGGAGAAGTCGGGGCAGGCGGCCGACACCCTCGTCGTGTTCTGCAGCGACAACGGCGGCGAACGCTTCTCCGGCAGCTGGCCGCTCACGGGCATGAAGTCGACGCTGCAGGAGGGCGGGATACGGGTGCCGAACGTCCTGCGGTGGCCGGCCCGGATCGACGGCGGCCAGGTCAGCGGCGTACCGGTCGTCACCCACGACTGGACCGCGACGCTGCTGGAAGTCGCCGGCGCGCCCCCCGACCCGGCCGCACCGCTGGACGGCGCCAGTCTCGCCGGCTATCTGCTGCGCGGCGAGGACGCCCCGCGGCGGGACCTGTTCTGGCGGCTGAGGACCGAGCGCGCGCTGCGCCGCGGCAAGTGGAAGTACCATCGGGCGGCCACCGCGAAGCTTCCGCCGAACCACGGCAAGGACGTGCTGTTCGACCTGGAGCGGGACCCAGGCGAGTGCGCCGACCGGTCGGCGCACGAACCCGGGCTGCTCGCCGAGCTCAAGTCCGCCTGGGAGCAGGTGAACGCCACCCTGCTGCCCTATCCGGACCCGGCGTAG